Proteins encoded by one window of Moorella humiferrea:
- the argF gene encoding ornithine carbamoyltransferase, producing MNDIAKGLKGRDFISLKDFTTEEILYLLDLADELKAKLKKGEPHPLLAGKTLGMIFTKRSTRTRVAFEVGMYQLGGYALFLTKDDLQLGRGETIADTARVLSRYLDGIMIRTFAHKDVEELAAHATIPVINGLTDLLHPTQALADIMTIREWKGKIKGLNLTFIGDGNNVAHSLMYGGAKVGLNVTIACPPGYEPLPQVVEEARRIAAYNGCQIAVTNNIREAVEGADILYTDVWASMGQEEEAEKRRQAFQKYQLNSEVLKLAKPDAMVMHCLPAHRGEEITDEVIDGPQSAVFDEAENRLHAHKAIMAALMG from the coding sequence ATGAATGACATCGCCAAAGGGTTAAAAGGTCGTGATTTTATTTCCCTCAAGGATTTTACCACCGAAGAGATCCTCTATCTTCTGGATCTGGCCGACGAGCTCAAAGCCAAATTGAAAAAGGGTGAACCCCACCCCCTTCTGGCCGGCAAAACCCTGGGCATGATCTTCACCAAGCGTTCCACCCGTACCCGGGTGGCCTTTGAAGTGGGTATGTACCAGCTCGGCGGTTACGCCCTGTTTCTTACCAAAGACGATTTGCAACTGGGCCGGGGCGAGACCATTGCCGATACGGCCCGGGTTTTATCACGGTACCTGGACGGCATTATGATCCGTACCTTTGCCCATAAAGATGTGGAAGAACTGGCGGCCCACGCCACCATTCCCGTCATCAACGGGCTGACGGATTTATTACATCCCACCCAGGCCCTGGCCGACATCATGACCATCCGCGAATGGAAGGGCAAGATTAAAGGCTTGAACCTTACCTTTATCGGCGACGGCAATAACGTGGCCCATTCCCTCATGTACGGCGGCGCCAAGGTAGGTTTAAACGTGACCATCGCCTGTCCTCCAGGTTATGAGCCCCTGCCCCAGGTGGTGGAAGAAGCCCGGCGTATAGCCGCCTACAACGGCTGCCAGATAGCGGTGACCAACAATATCCGGGAAGCCGTCGAAGGAGCCGACATTTTATATACCGACGTCTGGGCCAGCATGGGCCAGGAAGAAGAGGCGGAAAAACGGCGTCAGGCCTTCCAGAAATACCAGCTTAACAGCGAAGTGTTGAAGCTTGCCAAACCCGACGCCATGGTCATGCACTGCTTGCCGGCCCACCGGGGCGAGGAGATTACCGACGAGGTGATCGACGGGCCGCAGTCGGCCGTCTTCGACGAGGCCGAAAACCGCCTCCACGCCCATAAGGCCATTATGGCGGCCCTGATGGGCTAA
- a CDS encoding argininosuccinate synthase has protein sequence MAEKVVLAYSGGLDTSIIIPWLKETYGYEVIAMAVDLGQGEELAPLEEKAIKSGASKIYILDKKKEFVEEYIWPTLKAGAIYEGKYLLGTSFARPLIAKCLVEVAEKEGATAVAHGATGKGNDQVRFELGVKALNPDLKVIAPWRIWNIRSREEAIDYAMARNIPVPVTKDRPYSMDRNLWHLSHEGADLEDPWNEPQDDLYLIITPPEKAPDKPTYVTIDFEKGIPVAVDGERLDAVALVEKLNDLAAANGVGINDMVENRLVGMKSRGVYETPGGTVLYLAHRELEAITLDRMTMHFKEMVAAKYAELVYDGNWFSPLKKALDAFVDSTQETVTGSVRMKLYKGNCTPAGVKSPYSIYSEDLVTFGAGGDYDHKDASGFINLFGLPLKVRALMEKKTGLR, from the coding sequence ATGGCGGAGAAAGTAGTCCTCGCCTATTCCGGCGGGCTCGATACATCCATTATCATTCCCTGGCTCAAAGAAACCTACGGCTACGAGGTTATTGCCATGGCCGTGGATCTCGGTCAGGGAGAAGAATTGGCACCCCTGGAGGAGAAGGCCATCAAAAGCGGGGCCAGCAAGATATACATCCTCGATAAGAAAAAGGAGTTCGTGGAAGAGTACATCTGGCCCACGTTAAAGGCCGGGGCCATCTATGAAGGCAAATATCTCCTCGGCACCTCCTTTGCCCGCCCCCTCATCGCCAAGTGCCTGGTAGAGGTGGCGGAGAAGGAAGGAGCTACCGCCGTGGCCCATGGCGCCACCGGCAAAGGCAACGACCAGGTGCGCTTTGAGCTGGGGGTCAAGGCTTTAAACCCCGATTTAAAGGTCATCGCCCCTTGGCGCATCTGGAATATTCGTTCCCGGGAAGAGGCCATCGACTATGCCATGGCCCGCAACATCCCCGTTCCGGTGACGAAAGACCGGCCCTACAGCATGGATCGCAACCTCTGGCATTTGAGCCATGAGGGTGCCGACCTGGAGGACCCCTGGAACGAGCCCCAGGACGATCTATATTTAATCATTACCCCACCGGAAAAGGCGCCGGACAAACCCACTTACGTAACCATCGATTTTGAAAAGGGCATCCCCGTGGCCGTGGACGGGGAGAGGCTGGATGCCGTGGCCCTGGTGGAAAAATTGAACGATCTGGCGGCGGCCAACGGCGTCGGCATCAATGACATGGTGGAAAACCGCTTGGTGGGCATGAAGTCCCGGGGCGTCTATGAAACCCCCGGAGGGACCGTCCTTTACCTTGCTCACCGGGAGCTGGAAGCCATCACCCTGGACCGCATGACCATGCACTTCAAGGAAATGGTGGCCGCAAAGTACGCCGAGCTGGTCTACGACGGCAACTGGTTCTCGCCCCTCAAAAAAGCCCTGGACGCCTTTGTCGACAGCACCCAAGAAACGGTCACAGGCAGCGTGCGCATGAAGCTGTACAAGGGCAACTGCACTCCCGCAGGGGTCAAATCCCCCTATTCCATCTACAGCGAGGATCTGGTGACCTTCGGTGCCGGCGGCGACTACGATCACAAAGATGCCAGCGGGTTTATCAATCTCTTCGGCCTGCCTTTGAAGGTCCGGGCGTTGATGGAAAAGAAGACGGGTTTGAGGTAA
- a CDS encoding acetylornithine transaminase encodes MDNAAIVALGEKYVMRTYGRYPVALVRGEGTRVWDADGREYLDFVGGLAVNSLGHCHPRVVAAIREQAGKLLHCSNLYWIEPQVELARLLVENSALDKVFFCNSGAEANEGAIKLARKFAKEHRGPESYEIITMRRSFHGRTLATLTATGQEKFHRGFAPLPPGFRYVPFNDLASLRAAVGPRTCAVMLEPVQGEGGVYAANKDYLQAVRALCDDEGLLLIFDEVQCGLGRTGYLFAYQYYGVEPDIMTLAKALAGGVPIGAMLAKEKVAASFAPGDHASTFGGNPLATAAGVAAFKALLEEGLVDNVRVMGEYFRGELEKLVREFPQLIEVRGRGLLLGLEMDGPADAVVAACMERGLLINSLHGHVLRFLPPLNVTKEEIDRAVAILKDALQEVLGQKAN; translated from the coding sequence ATGGATAATGCAGCTATTGTCGCCCTGGGAGAAAAATATGTAATGCGGACCTACGGCCGCTACCCCGTGGCCCTGGTGCGGGGCGAAGGGACTAGGGTTTGGGACGCCGACGGCCGGGAATACCTTGATTTTGTAGGCGGCCTGGCGGTCAACTCTTTGGGACACTGCCATCCCCGGGTGGTGGCGGCCATCAGGGAACAGGCGGGGAAGCTTCTCCACTGCTCCAACCTTTACTGGATAGAACCCCAGGTGGAGCTGGCGCGGCTACTGGTGGAAAATTCGGCCCTGGATAAAGTCTTTTTCTGCAACAGCGGCGCGGAGGCCAATGAAGGGGCCATCAAACTTGCCCGAAAATTTGCCAAGGAACACAGGGGGCCGGAAAGCTACGAGATTATCACCATGCGCCGTTCCTTCCACGGCCGCACCCTGGCCACCCTGACGGCTACCGGCCAGGAGAAATTCCACCGCGGTTTTGCTCCCCTGCCGCCGGGTTTTCGCTATGTTCCCTTTAACGACCTGGCCAGCCTCCGGGCGGCGGTGGGGCCCCGGACCTGTGCCGTCATGCTGGAACCCGTCCAGGGGGAAGGCGGTGTCTACGCGGCCAACAAAGATTACCTTCAGGCGGTGCGGGCCCTCTGCGATGACGAAGGTTTGCTTCTTATTTTCGACGAAGTGCAGTGCGGCCTGGGCCGGACAGGTTACCTCTTCGCCTACCAGTATTACGGCGTGGAACCAGATATCATGACCCTGGCCAAGGCCCTGGCCGGCGGGGTGCCCATCGGCGCCATGCTGGCCAAGGAAAAGGTGGCCGCCTCCTTCGCCCCCGGCGATCATGCCTCTACCTTCGGCGGCAATCCCCTGGCTACGGCCGCGGGGGTGGCGGCCTTTAAGGCCCTGCTGGAAGAGGGACTGGTGGATAACGTCCGCGTTATGGGGGAGTATTTCCGTGGAGAGCTGGAGAAGCTGGTACGGGAATTTCCCCAATTGATAGAGGTCAGGGGCCGCGGACTGCTCCTGGGACTGGAAATGGACGGTCCGGCCGACGCGGTGGTGGCCGCCTGCATGGAGCGGGGCCTGCTAATCAACTCCCTCCACGGCCACGTCCTGCGTTTCCTGCCTCCTCTAAATGTTACCAAAGAAGAAATTGACCGGGCTGTTGCGATTTTAAAAGATGCTTTACAGGAAGTTTTAGGGCAAAAGGCGAATTAA
- the argB gene encoding acetylglutamate kinase translates to MPLSPLEKTEILIEALPYIRQFYGKTVVIKYGGHAMTNCDLKRAVMQDVVLMHLVGMRPVIVHGGGPEITGMLKRLGKQSEFVQGQRVTDAETMEIVEMVLVGKINKEIVTNIHRYGGKAIGLCGKDGGLIEAQKQMARVLQEDGSEVDLDLGFVGRVERINPGIIETVIAEGYIPVVAPIGVGPDGESYNINADLVAGELAVALQADKLVLLTDVAGILADRNDPDSLISALEVGRVPELIRRGVIEGGMIPKVNCCIRALEGGVKKTHIIDGRIPHSILLEIFTDTGVGTMVVP, encoded by the coding sequence ATGCCCCTTTCCCCCCTGGAAAAAACGGAAATCCTCATTGAAGCCCTGCCCTACATCCGCCAGTTTTACGGCAAAACGGTAGTTATCAAGTACGGCGGCCACGCCATGACCAACTGCGATCTTAAAAGGGCCGTCATGCAGGACGTCGTCCTCATGCACCTGGTGGGCATGCGGCCGGTAATCGTCCACGGCGGCGGACCGGAGATTACCGGTATGCTGAAGCGTCTGGGAAAACAGTCGGAGTTTGTCCAAGGCCAGCGCGTAACCGATGCCGAAACTATGGAGATTGTGGAAATGGTCCTGGTGGGGAAGATTAACAAGGAGATCGTTACCAACATCCACCGTTACGGCGGCAAGGCGATAGGTCTGTGCGGCAAGGACGGCGGCCTTATAGAAGCCCAGAAGCAGATGGCCCGCGTCCTGCAGGAAGATGGAAGCGAGGTAGACCTGGATCTGGGATTCGTCGGCCGGGTGGAAAGGATCAATCCCGGTATTATTGAAACCGTCATCGCCGAGGGCTACATCCCTGTGGTGGCGCCCATCGGCGTCGGACCGGACGGGGAAAGCTACAATATAAACGCCGATCTGGTGGCGGGGGAACTGGCCGTGGCGTTGCAGGCCGACAAGCTGGTGCTGCTCACGGATGTGGCAGGGATTTTAGCCGACCGTAACGACCCCGATTCTTTGATCTCCGCCCTGGAGGTCGGCCGGGTGCCGGAGCTCATCCGCCGGGGCGTTATCGAAGGCGGCATGATCCCCAAGGTCAACTGCTGTATCCGCGCCTTGGAGGGCGGCGTCAAGAAAACCCACATTATTGATGGGCGTATACCCCACTCCATTTTGCTGGAAATATTCACCGATACCGGTGTAGGCACCATGGTGGTGCCATAA
- the argC gene encoding N-acetyl-gamma-glutamyl-phosphate reductase: protein MVKVGIIGATGYTGAELVRILSRHPEIELVALTSRHYAGEEMADVYPALTGYVASPCEDLTPEDVLERAEVVFIALPHGHAVKVAGRAVEMGVKVIDLGADLRFRDAAVYEEWYKVSHADHELAANAVYGLPEIHREAIRKARVVANPGCYPTSVILGLAPLLKAGYIDPATIIIDAKSGVSGAGREARVTSLFVECNENINPYGVAGHRHTPEIEQELSLLAGREVKVTFTPHLLPISRGILSTMYAALVRPATEGELRQVYRDFYAGEPFVHLLPRGTWPHTRWVYGSNNCHINLTVDGRTGRVVVASAIDNLTKGASGQAVQNFNLMCGFAESTALAAPGLCP from the coding sequence TTGGTCAAAGTAGGTATCATTGGCGCCACAGGGTATACCGGCGCCGAGCTGGTGCGGATCTTAAGCAGGCACCCGGAGATAGAACTGGTGGCTTTGACTTCCCGGCATTATGCCGGTGAGGAGATGGCCGACGTTTATCCTGCCTTAACAGGTTATGTGGCATCCCCTTGCGAAGACTTAACACCGGAGGACGTCCTGGAAAGGGCGGAGGTTGTTTTCATCGCCCTGCCCCATGGGCACGCGGTCAAGGTGGCCGGCCGGGCCGTTGAAATGGGAGTGAAGGTCATCGACCTGGGGGCCGATCTGCGCTTCCGGGACGCTGCGGTTTACGAGGAATGGTATAAAGTATCCCACGCCGATCATGAACTGGCGGCAAATGCCGTCTACGGCCTGCCGGAGATCCATCGCGAGGCAATACGCAAGGCCCGGGTGGTGGCCAATCCCGGCTGTTACCCTACAAGCGTCATCCTGGGCCTGGCACCCCTCCTTAAGGCCGGTTACATCGATCCGGCGACCATCATCATCGATGCCAAATCGGGGGTGTCCGGGGCCGGCCGCGAGGCCAGGGTAACCAGCCTTTTTGTGGAATGCAATGAAAATATCAACCCCTACGGCGTGGCCGGCCACCGCCATACCCCGGAGATCGAGCAGGAACTGAGCTTACTAGCCGGCCGGGAAGTTAAGGTGACTTTTACGCCCCACCTCCTGCCCATCAGCCGGGGGATCTTAAGTACCATGTACGCCGCCTTGGTTCGACCGGCGACGGAAGGGGAACTCCGGCAGGTTTACCGGGATTTCTATGCCGGGGAACCCTTCGTCCACCTACTGCCCAGGGGCACCTGGCCCCACACCCGCTGGGTTTACGGCAGCAACAACTGCCATATCAACTTGACGGTGGACGGCCGCACCGGCCGGGTGGTTGTCGCCAGCGCTATAGATAATCTGACCAAGGGCGCATCAGGCCAGGCAGTGCAGAACTTTAACCTCATGTGCGGTTTTGCGGAAAGTACGGCCCTGGCCGCCCCGGGACTATGCCCTTAA
- a CDS encoding sodium:solute symporter family transporter gives MKFFLLGLYFATLIAIGFYSLRKSRDVGGFFLGNRTVGPWISAFAYGTTYFSAVIFIGYAGKVGWGFGLSDLWIVIGNAFIGSFLAWKVLARPTREMTVRLNAMTMPEFLAARYDSPALRTVGALIIFIFLVPYSASVYMGLSYLFEQVFQIDFATALVIMAAFTALYLVLGGYIAVTLTDFLQGLIMIAGVFVLIYYVITAPPVGGLFSGISRLAAINPALVSPTGPNWFALLSLVLLTSLGPWGLPQMVQKFYAIKDERSIWPATVVSTLFALIIATGAYFTGAFGRLFFNNQMPLLNGKPNPDLIMPQIINQYLPSWVGLLLLLLVLAASMSTLASLVLVSSSAVAIDLIQWVVPQISRRTVMFLLRFLCVFFIGLSVYIALKPTIILVLMSLSWGTVAGAFLAPYLYGLYWPRTTKAGAWAGLVSGLIISLGLSFYYHLDGGVIPTIGTLAMLIPLGVVPLVSLMTPAFSWEHLAKVFGPGRVEIEKAEGLVSNDLGFGK, from the coding sequence ATGAAGTTTTTTCTTTTGGGGCTTTATTTTGCAACACTGATTGCCATCGGTTTTTACAGCTTAAGAAAATCGCGAGACGTCGGCGGGTTTTTTCTGGGTAACCGGACCGTGGGCCCCTGGATCTCGGCCTTCGCCTACGGGACGACCTATTTCTCCGCCGTTATTTTTATCGGCTACGCCGGTAAAGTGGGTTGGGGCTTCGGCCTTTCGGATTTATGGATCGTCATCGGCAACGCTTTTATCGGCAGTTTCCTGGCCTGGAAGGTGCTGGCGCGGCCGACACGGGAAATGACGGTGCGCTTAAATGCCATGACCATGCCTGAGTTCCTGGCGGCACGCTACGACAGCCCGGCCTTGCGCACGGTCGGGGCGTTGATAATCTTCATTTTCCTGGTTCCCTATTCCGCCTCTGTGTATATGGGCTTGAGCTACCTTTTTGAGCAGGTCTTCCAGATAGATTTTGCCACGGCCCTCGTCATTATGGCCGCTTTTACGGCCCTCTACCTGGTCCTGGGCGGCTACATCGCCGTTACTTTGACTGATTTCCTGCAAGGCCTCATAATGATCGCCGGCGTGTTTGTTTTGATATATTATGTCATCACTGCCCCTCCGGTGGGCGGTCTGTTTAGCGGGATCAGCCGCCTGGCAGCCATCAATCCCGCCCTGGTTTCCCCGACGGGGCCCAATTGGTTCGCCCTTTTATCTTTAGTGCTTCTCACCAGCCTGGGGCCCTGGGGTCTACCCCAGATGGTACAGAAGTTCTATGCCATTAAGGATGAGCGTTCCATCTGGCCGGCGACGGTGGTTTCCACCCTGTTTGCCCTGATTATTGCCACCGGCGCCTATTTCACGGGAGCCTTTGGCCGCCTTTTTTTCAACAACCAGATGCCCTTACTTAACGGCAAACCCAATCCGGACCTGATAATGCCCCAGATTATCAACCAGTACCTGCCGTCCTGGGTCGGGTTGCTCCTGCTCTTACTGGTGCTGGCGGCCTCCATGTCCACCCTGGCTTCCCTGGTGCTGGTATCCAGTTCGGCCGTGGCTATTGATTTAATCCAGTGGGTCGTGCCACAGATTTCCCGGCGGACGGTCATGTTTCTTTTGAGGTTTTTGTGCGTCTTCTTTATCGGACTTTCTGTTTATATCGCTTTAAAGCCCACCATTATCCTGGTCCTCATGTCCCTGTCCTGGGGCACAGTGGCCGGGGCTTTCCTGGCACCTTACCTGTATGGCCTCTACTGGCCCCGCACCACCAAAGCAGGGGCCTGGGCGGGACTGGTGAGTGGGCTTATAATTTCCCTGGGTTTATCCTTTTATTACCACCTTGACGGCGGCGTCATTCCCACCATCGGCACCCTGGCCATGCTCATCCCCCTGGGTGTCGTTCCCCTTGTCAGTCTAATGACTCCTGCCTTTTCCTGGGAGCATTTGGCCAAAGTTTTCGGCCCCGGCAGGGTGGAGATAGAAAAAGCAGAGGGATTGGTGTCCAATGATCTGGGATTCGGCAAATGA
- a CDS encoding MFS transporter translates to MPLWQRNLYFMVAVQTLVTGTFHIATPFLPFFVNELGVSDPRHLQSWSGILLGVNALFTGLMSPLWGSFADRYGRKPMLVRSSASIAIFTMLPAFVTSPYQLLICRILMGVFSGYSAAALALAASITPANYLGFALGWLQTGQVLGLVLGPLIGGVLADRFPLRSVFIIAGCLGLIGALLAATMVHEDFHPVATPPTEPKEKNGLVGLLSWPLTIYIMFVVIFLSQFATRGVEPLMPLYVRELAGNNVNINTLVGLTVAMTGLAQVIAVTVLGRHARSWGYKRCLLICLAGSALFYFPQGMVARVSPLIALRFIQGLFLGGLLPMANALIALFTPSAKRGRVYGLTQSAFFLGNFSGPLAGGFWASLLGLRSIFYVASILLALNFIWVWREVKDLHGTSKHSRHDRSSS, encoded by the coding sequence ATGCCCCTCTGGCAGCGCAACCTCTACTTCATGGTCGCCGTTCAAACATTGGTCACAGGGACCTTTCATATCGCCACACCCTTTTTGCCCTTCTTCGTCAACGAGCTGGGGGTGAGTGACCCTCGCCACCTGCAAAGCTGGTCCGGCATTCTCCTCGGCGTCAACGCCCTCTTTACCGGCCTAATGTCACCCCTTTGGGGCAGCTTCGCCGACCGTTACGGCCGCAAGCCCATGCTGGTCCGTTCATCGGCGAGCATTGCCATATTTACCATGTTGCCGGCCTTCGTCACCAGCCCCTATCAACTCTTAATCTGCCGCATCCTCATGGGTGTATTCAGCGGTTATTCGGCTGCGGCCCTGGCCCTGGCCGCCAGCATCACCCCGGCAAATTATCTGGGATTTGCCCTAGGCTGGCTACAGACGGGCCAGGTTCTGGGTCTAGTGCTGGGTCCTTTAATCGGCGGCGTGCTGGCTGATCGCTTCCCCCTCCGCAGCGTTTTTATTATCGCGGGTTGCCTCGGTCTTATCGGCGCCCTTCTGGCGGCGACCATGGTCCACGAAGACTTTCACCCCGTCGCCACACCGCCAACTGAACCAAAAGAAAAAAACGGCCTGGTCGGCTTGCTTTCCTGGCCGCTTACCATTTATATCATGTTTGTCGTTATTTTCCTTTCCCAGTTTGCCACGCGGGGCGTGGAACCCCTCATGCCCCTGTACGTCCGGGAACTGGCCGGCAACAACGTCAACATCAACACCCTGGTAGGCCTTACCGTGGCCATGACCGGCCTGGCCCAGGTGATAGCCGTCACCGTCCTCGGCCGCCACGCCCGTTCCTGGGGTTACAAACGCTGCCTCCTCATCTGTCTGGCAGGTTCGGCGTTATTTTATTTCCCCCAGGGTATGGTCGCCCGGGTTTCCCCCCTAATCGCCCTGCGTTTCATCCAGGGGCTCTTTCTCGGGGGACTGCTGCCGATGGCCAATGCCCTCATCGCCCTTTTTACCCCTTCCGCAAAAAGGGGGCGGGTTTACGGCCTCACCCAGAGCGCCTTCTTTTTGGGCAACTTCTCCGGCCCCCTGGCCGGGGGGTTCTGGGCGTCCCTTTTGGGACTGCGATCGATCTTTTACGTCGCCAGTATCCTCCTGGCCCTTAACTTTATCTGGGTGTGGCGGGAAGTGAAAGATCTACATGGGACTTCAAAACATAGCCGACACGACCGGTCCTCGTCTTGA
- the argH gene encoding argininosuccinate lyase, which translates to MKLWGGRFTRTTDRLVEDFHSSISFDRRLYRQDIAGSIAHARMLAAVGLITQEEGETIIKGLEEIRADIEAGRVEFDVGAEDIHMNIEKLLTERIGEPGKKLHTARSRNDQVALDLRLYLKEEIREVKKLLAGLQKVLVDLAEKHINTIMPGYTHLQKAQPVTLAHHLLAYFEMFYRDQKRLDGCLERVDVMPLGAGALAGTTLPIDREMVARKLGFKEISANSLDAVADRDFVVEFLAAASLIMMHLSRLAEEIILWASEEFGFIELDDAYSTGSSMMPQKKNPDVAELVRGKTGRVYGHLIGMLTVLKGLPLAYNKDLQEDKEALFDALDTVKGCLMVFTPMLATAKFKVERMREDAERGFAAATDVAEYLVRKGLPFREAHAVVGALVLHCLESGKSFYDLTLDEWRSFSPYFSEDIFSHITLEACIRGRDLPGGPAPAAVKQALERARRILATI; encoded by the coding sequence ATGAAACTCTGGGGCGGACGTTTTACCAGGACGACCGACCGGCTGGTGGAGGACTTCCATTCCTCCATCAGCTTCGACCGGCGCCTTTACCGGCAGGACATTGCCGGGTCTATAGCCCATGCCCGGATGCTGGCAGCGGTGGGGCTCATCACTCAGGAAGAAGGAGAGACCATCATCAAAGGTTTAGAAGAAATCCGGGCCGACATCGAGGCTGGGCGGGTGGAATTTGATGTTGGCGCCGAGGACATCCACATGAACATCGAAAAGCTCCTCACGGAACGCATCGGCGAACCCGGCAAAAAGCTCCATACGGCCCGCAGCCGTAACGATCAGGTGGCCCTGGATCTGCGCCTATATTTAAAAGAAGAAATCCGGGAGGTTAAAAAACTCCTGGCCGGCCTGCAGAAGGTCCTGGTGGACCTGGCAGAGAAGCACATCAACACCATCATGCCCGGCTATACCCACCTGCAGAAGGCCCAGCCCGTCACCCTGGCCCACCACCTCCTGGCCTACTTTGAAATGTTTTACCGCGACCAAAAACGCCTGGACGGCTGCCTTGAGCGGGTGGACGTCATGCCCCTGGGCGCCGGCGCCCTGGCGGGGACGACCCTGCCCATCGACCGGGAGATGGTGGCCCGGAAGCTCGGCTTTAAAGAAATCAGCGCCAACTCCCTGGACGCTGTGGCCGACCGCGATTTTGTAGTAGAATTTCTGGCGGCGGCTTCCCTCATCATGATGCATTTAAGCCGCCTGGCGGAAGAGATAATCCTCTGGGCCAGCGAGGAATTCGGCTTCATCGAGCTGGACGACGCCTACAGCACCGGTTCCAGCATGATGCCCCAGAAAAAAAACCCCGACGTGGCCGAGCTGGTGCGGGGGAAAACGGGGCGGGTGTACGGGCACCTGATAGGCATGTTGACGGTACTGAAGGGTTTACCCCTGGCCTACAACAAGGACCTGCAGGAAGATAAGGAAGCCCTTTTCGACGCCCTGGATACGGTGAAGGGCTGCCTTATGGTCTTCACCCCCATGCTGGCCACGGCTAAATTCAAGGTTGAACGAATGCGGGAGGATGCGGAGCGGGGCTTCGCTGCCGCCACCGACGTGGCCGAGTACCTGGTGCGCAAAGGGCTCCCTTTCCGCGAAGCCCACGCCGTGGTGGGTGCCCTGGTCCTCCATTGTTTGGAAAGTGGCAAATCCTTCTACGACCTTACTTTAGATGAATGGCGATCCTTTTCTCCATATTTCTCGGAAGACATTTTTAGCCACATTACGTTAGAAGCCTGCATCCGTGGCCGCGACCTCCCTGGCGGACCCGCCCCGGCCGCAGTCAAGCAGGCCCTGGAACGGGCCAGAAGGATTCTGGCGACAATTTAA
- the argJ gene encoding bifunctional glutamate N-acetyltransferase/amino-acid acetyltransferase ArgJ codes for MTGDIQPVAGGITAPKGFVAAGVHAGLKKEKMDLALIVSEVPATAAAVYTRNRVKAAPLLVTREHLKSGIARAIVCNSGNANACTGERGYRDAREMAALTAAAVGCEPWQVVVASTGVIGVPLPMDKISAGIRAAAEKLAVDGGSDAAAAIMTTDTIKKEIAVQLSLGGVTVTIGGIAKGSGMIHPNMGTMLCFLTTDVAMEREDLEQALRAVVDRTFNMVTVDGDTSTNDMAVILANGCAGNPPLTIEDHAAFRAALEYVCRELARLIARDGEGATKLITVKVRGATSEGEARLVARTVAGSNLVKSAVFGADANWGRIICAAGYSGAEIDPDRVDIYLESRAGCEQMARDGEALPFCEERAAAILREEEITIILDLKQGTAAATAWGCDLTYDYVKINASYRT; via the coding sequence ATGACAGGAGATATCCAGCCGGTTGCCGGCGGCATTACCGCTCCCAAAGGGTTCGTCGCCGCCGGCGTCCACGCCGGACTAAAAAAGGAAAAGATGGATCTGGCCCTGATTGTCAGCGAGGTGCCGGCCACGGCCGCGGCCGTTTACACCAGGAACCGGGTAAAGGCCGCCCCCCTGCTGGTTACCAGGGAGCACCTCAAAAGCGGGATCGCCCGGGCCATCGTCTGCAACAGCGGCAATGCCAACGCCTGTACGGGAGAGCGGGGTTACCGCGACGCCCGGGAGATGGCGGCCCTTACCGCCGCCGCCGTGGGTTGCGAACCCTGGCAGGTGGTGGTGGCCTCCACCGGCGTTATCGGCGTACCCCTGCCCATGGATAAAATCAGCGCCGGCATCCGGGCGGCAGCAGAAAAGCTGGCAGTGGACGGCGGCAGTGATGCCGCGGCGGCCATTATGACCACCGATACTATAAAAAAGGAAATTGCCGTTCAGCTGTCCCTGGGAGGGGTCACGGTCACCATCGGCGGCATCGCCAAGGGTTCCGGCATGATCCACCCCAACATGGGAACCATGCTCTGCTTTTTGACAACCGATGTGGCCATGGAAAGGGAAGATCTGGAGCAGGCCTTGAGGGCGGTAGTGGACCGGACCTTCAACATGGTCACGGTGGACGGCGACACCAGCACCAACGACATGGCCGTCATCCTGGCCAATGGCTGCGCCGGCAACCCGCCCTTGACCATTGAAGATCACGCCGCCTTTCGCGCCGCCCTGGAATACGTCTGCCGGGAGCTGGCCCGCCTGATTGCCCGGGACGGCGAGGGGGCAACCAAGCTCATCACCGTCAAGGTGCGGGGAGCGACCAGCGAGGGAGAAGCCCGTTTGGTCGCCCGGACCGTGGCCGGTTCTAACCTGGTAAAGAGCGCCGTTTTCGGCGCCGACGCCAACTGGGGACGCATTATCTGCGCCGCAGGATACTCCGGGGCAGAAATAGATCCGGACAGGGTAGACATTTACCTGGAAAGCCGTGCCGGCTGCGAGCAGATGGCTAGAGACGGTGAGGCGTTGCCCTTTTGCGAAGAAAGGGCGGCGGCCATTTTACGGGAAGAGGAAATTACCATAATCCTTGACTTGAAGCAGGGAACGGCTGCGGCCACCGCCTGGGGCTGTGACCTGACCTATGATTATGTAAAGATCAATGCCTCTTACCGGACTTAA